One genomic region from Fictibacillus marinisediminis encodes:
- a CDS encoding Spo0E family sporulation regulatory protein-aspartic acid phosphatase, translating to MTHQNILKLKLEIDAIRLTMYVMSTRVNSLADPLLVQLSQLLDQKLNELNQCA from the coding sequence ATGACTCATCAAAATATACTAAAATTAAAACTTGAGATCGATGCCATCCGCTTAACTATGTACGTAATGAGCACCCGCGTAAACAGCCTTGCAGACCCGCTTCTTGTACAGTTAAGCCAGCTGCTAGACCAAAAATTAAACGAATTGAATCAATGTGCATAA
- a CDS encoding thiol-disulfide oxidoreductase DCC family protein — translation MKDKQRVGSILLFDGVCNFCNGIVNFLIRQDKKGRISFGSLQSDAGQELLREFLLPVHDFESLVYIKNGRIYQRSTAALEIARDLGGLWSVAYILVVIPKPLRDGLYSWIAKNRYRWFGKKDHCMIPTPDIRKRFID, via the coding sequence ATGAAGGATAAGCAAAGGGTCGGCTCAATTCTGCTGTTTGATGGCGTCTGCAATTTTTGCAACGGGATCGTTAATTTTTTGATCAGACAGGATAAGAAGGGGCGAATTTCATTTGGCTCCCTGCAATCTGATGCCGGCCAGGAGCTGCTCCGTGAATTCCTTCTTCCTGTACATGATTTTGAAAGTCTCGTTTATATAAAAAATGGCCGTATCTACCAAAGATCAACGGCAGCTCTTGAGATTGCGAGAGATCTCGGAGGCTTGTGGAGTGTGGCCTATATTCTTGTGGTTATCCCTAAGCCGCTTCGCGATGGGCTATATTCCTGGATTGCCAAGAACCGTTACAGATGGTTCGGCAAAAAGGACCACTGCATGATCCCCACACCGGACATACGTAAACGGTTCATAGACTAG
- a CDS encoding VOC family protein: MAFAFDHLVYFTDKELNDHIDALKNQGLYASLGGSHKNWGTFNALCYFGLSYVEFLAVENEQIAQQAKENPLIGQLLRDLPDKQGPGQFAIRTNRIEEVKLQLEKNGLETRLLPGSRKRQDGSILSWKLLFITNHDSEDKLLPPFFIDWLQPDKDRETDLRQKGIIGSHPAGNLKMNHLSIIVEDAKKTSSLWQDWLGLSAGTGYTNEGLQADCAVLELEGCELHFCSPFGEGPARDLLNTKGEHPYELVLSNGLNLK, translated from the coding sequence ATGGCATTCGCGTTTGACCATCTTGTGTACTTTACCGATAAAGAACTGAATGATCATATCGATGCTTTAAAAAACCAGGGTCTCTACGCTTCTCTGGGCGGGAGCCATAAAAATTGGGGAACCTTCAATGCACTCTGCTATTTTGGCTTGAGTTATGTAGAGTTTTTAGCTGTTGAAAATGAGCAGATTGCCCAGCAGGCGAAGGAAAACCCTTTGATCGGCCAGCTTCTGCGCGATTTGCCTGACAAACAGGGACCAGGCCAGTTTGCGATCCGCACCAATCGAATAGAAGAGGTAAAGTTGCAGCTGGAGAAGAATGGGTTAGAGACAAGGCTGCTTCCAGGAAGCCGCAAACGACAGGATGGAAGCATTCTAAGCTGGAAGCTGCTTTTCATAACCAATCATGATAGCGAAGATAAACTGCTGCCTCCGTTTTTCATAGACTGGCTGCAACCGGACAAAGATCGGGAAACGGACCTTCGGCAGAAAGGTATCATCGGCAGCCATCCGGCAGGGAATTTGAAAATGAATCATTTGTCCATCATTGTAGAGGATGCGAAGAAAACATCCTCGCTCTGGCAGGACTGGCTAGGATTGTCCGCAGGTACCGGATATACCAATGAAGGCCTTCAGGCGGATTGTGCTGTACTAGAACTGGAGGGCTGCGAGCTTCATTTTTGTTCCCCTTTTGGTGAAGGGCCTGCACGTGATTTACTAAATACAAAAGGCGAACATCCATACGAGCTGGTTTTAAGTAACGGTTTGAATCTTAAGTAA